A stretch of the Verrucomicrobiia bacterium genome encodes the following:
- the tssB gene encoding type VI secretion system contractile sheath small subunit has protein sequence MAQEGSVAPKERVNITYKPATGVGEEKELPLKMMILGDFTQRADDTPLEERKPINIDKDNFNSVMREMKLSVSMNVDNTLTGNKEDQLAVNLKFESMKDFEPEQVVNQVPDLKKLLELRTALTALRGPLGNIPNFRKKLAQIMENDGDRDKLLKELGLL, from the coding sequence ATGGCTCAAGAAGGATCTGTAGCCCCCAAAGAGCGGGTCAACATCACCTACAAGCCGGCCACCGGCGTGGGGGAGGAAAAAGAACTCCCGTTGAAGATGATGATTCTGGGGGATTTCACCCAGCGCGCGGACGACACCCCGCTGGAGGAGCGCAAGCCCATCAACATCGACAAGGACAACTTCAACAGCGTGATGCGGGAAATGAAGCTCTCCGTCTCGATGAACGTGGACAACACCCTCACCGGCAACAAGGAGGACCAGCTCGCGGTGAACTTGAAATTCGAAAGCATGAAGGATTTCGAGCCGGAGCAGGTGGTGAACCAGGTTCCGGATTTGAAGAAGCTTCTGGAATTGCGCACCGCGCTTACGGCCTTGCGCGGGCCGTTGGGGAACATTCCCAACTTCCGCAAAAAGCTGGCGCAGATAATGGAAAACGACGGCGACCGGGACAAGCTCTTAAAAGAGCTCGGCCTGCTGTAG
- the tagF gene encoding type VI secretion system-associated protein TagF translates to MIWNSKSDQTQAPIGYTGKLPAFGDFVRANVASPAARVLEKWLADGLAQFPALVGNGWEASFDSGRRFGFILNAGEPTAVLVGLSTPSKDRGGRRYPFSVFSTAQAGPEGEFFYLLPVAFGPFLEKGSETLSEAWPSSVDAIYGEKISPLASSLPRYLKDGQGAFDGYLESQSLGDFWQKLFGSVEAPEKYLLLDNLFKSLIPLRKEDFGRFNFILQFPVHADSTQEAGRQAAFWIYLCQKILSRPKLPLQVFWNFSSEGGNCFLFFRFPEGRFFPYLLVPGLNNNFIWNLAALGKEKLQKEKLPPALVKVLDDPDEKLKSLLNLKDWERHYGG, encoded by the coding sequence GTGATCTGGAATTCCAAGAGCGACCAAACGCAGGCCCCGATCGGCTACACCGGCAAACTGCCGGCCTTCGGCGATTTCGTCCGGGCCAACGTCGCCTCCCCGGCGGCCCGGGTTCTGGAAAAATGGCTGGCCGACGGGCTGGCGCAGTTTCCCGCCTTGGTGGGAAACGGCTGGGAGGCCTCGTTCGACTCGGGACGGCGTTTCGGCTTCATCCTGAACGCCGGCGAACCGACGGCGGTTTTGGTGGGGCTTTCCACCCCGTCAAAAGACCGGGGGGGACGGCGTTACCCGTTTTCCGTCTTTTCCACGGCGCAGGCCGGGCCGGAGGGGGAGTTTTTTTATTTGCTGCCGGTCGCCTTCGGCCCCTTTCTGGAAAAGGGAAGCGAGACCCTCTCGGAGGCCTGGCCCTCCTCGGTGGATGCCATCTACGGGGAGAAAATCAGCCCGTTGGCGTCCTCCCTGCCGCGCTATTTGAAAGACGGACAGGGGGCTTTTGACGGCTATCTCGAAAGCCAAAGCTTGGGGGATTTCTGGCAAAAGCTCTTTGGTTCTGTCGAAGCGCCCGAAAAATATCTGCTTTTGGACAACCTCTTCAAATCCTTGATTCCCCTTCGCAAAGAGGATTTCGGCCGGTTCAATTTCATCCTGCAGTTTCCGGTGCATGCCGATTCGACGCAGGAGGCGGGGCGGCAGGCCGCCTTCTGGATTTACCTCTGCCAAAAGATTTTGTCGCGGCCAAAACTCCCCCTGCAGGTTTTCTGGAACTTTTCCTCGGAGGGGGGGAACTGCTTTCTGTTCTTCCGCTTCCCGGAAGGGCGTTTCTTCCCTTATCTTTTGGTTCCCGGTTTGAACAACAACTTCATCTGGAATCTGGCCGCTTTGGGAAAGGAAAAATTGCAAAAGGAGAAACTTCCGCCGGCTTTGGTCAAAGTTTTGGACGACCCGGATGAGAAATTGAAAAGTTTATTGAACCTCAAGGATTGGGAAAGGCATTACGGTGGCTGA
- the tssA gene encoding type VI secretion system protein TssA — MAELSDYLKLGSEPVSAASPGGEAVDFDDRLEQLKNEIKKLDSVNKEPVKWESVVELSSELLKVSKTFSLAPYLTLGLLETKGYAGLAVGLELCRDFLKNFWDAGFPPPARIKGRSEPFAWLSERGGRAVERIKGAPADAESVKKAIAAMEELSGLLAEKLAGSNPGLGDLSRALYERSSQLEKKSAPASSAASSASASAPAETGAGFPSEISSPEQADEVFPAVQDAGFLVAGAWRTADPTDPRPYQLTRALVWSQLADLPPAEDGMTQLPGPPDHVKEAWENLFSEKNFAELLEAAETYFGQSIFWLDLQRYVVKSMDGLGAEYSRAKAAVVGELKALLGRLPGLLDLKFSDELPFASDDAKKWLAAEVLTGGTSVSMPEPSGPSAAAASEKLAETVKKAGELFKKKKTTDAVNLFQEGIKATAEKREQFMWRLALARFCLNAKLPQVAVPHLEQLEREVGRFSLDEWEPRLALEGLTLLYRAYQKALDEDKAFPDTEDKAQKLFARLCQLDPMMALNLGKK; from the coding sequence GTGGCTGAACTCTCCGATTATTTAAAGCTGGGGAGCGAGCCGGTCTCCGCCGCCTCCCCCGGCGGCGAGGCGGTCGATTTCGACGACCGGCTGGAACAGTTGAAAAACGAAATCAAAAAACTGGACTCCGTCAACAAGGAGCCGGTCAAGTGGGAGAGCGTGGTGGAGCTTTCCTCCGAGCTTTTGAAAGTTTCCAAAACCTTTTCGCTCGCCCCGTATCTCACGCTCGGGCTTTTGGAAACCAAGGGGTACGCCGGGCTGGCAGTCGGGCTGGAGCTCTGCCGGGACTTTTTGAAAAACTTCTGGGATGCGGGATTCCCGCCCCCCGCCCGCATCAAGGGGCGCTCGGAGCCGTTCGCCTGGCTTTCGGAAAGAGGGGGGCGGGCCGTCGAGCGGATAAAAGGCGCCCCGGCGGACGCCGAATCGGTCAAAAAAGCGATTGCCGCCATGGAGGAGCTTTCCGGCCTGCTTGCCGAAAAGCTGGCCGGAAGCAACCCGGGGCTGGGGGACTTGAGCCGGGCTTTGTACGAGCGTTCCTCCCAGTTGGAAAAAAAATCGGCCCCGGCCTCGTCGGCCGCTTCTTCCGCCTCGGCCTCCGCGCCGGCGGAGACCGGGGCGGGCTTTCCCTCCGAGATTTCCTCCCCCGAACAGGCGGACGAGGTTTTTCCCGCCGTGCAGGATGCCGGCTTTCTGGTCGCCGGCGCTTGGCGGACGGCCGACCCGACCGACCCCCGCCCGTACCAGCTCACCCGCGCCCTGGTCTGGTCGCAGCTGGCCGACCTACCACCGGCGGAGGATGGAATGACCCAGCTTCCCGGCCCGCCGGACCACGTCAAGGAGGCCTGGGAGAATCTCTTTTCCGAAAAAAATTTTGCCGAGCTTCTGGAGGCGGCCGAAACTTATTTCGGCCAGAGCATTTTCTGGCTGGACTTGCAGCGCTACGTGGTAAAATCGATGGATGGTTTGGGGGCCGAATACAGCCGCGCCAAGGCCGCGGTTGTGGGGGAACTGAAAGCCCTTTTGGGCCGGCTGCCCGGGCTTTTGGATTTGAAGTTTTCGGACGAACTCCCCTTCGCTTCCGATGACGCCAAAAAATGGCTGGCGGCGGAGGTTTTGACCGGCGGAACCTCCGTTTCGATGCCGGAACCGTCCGGCCCGTCCGCCGCGGCCGCCTCTGAAAAGCTGGCGGAGACGGTGAAAAAGGCCGGGGAGCTGTTCAAAAAGAAAAAAACCACCGATGCCGTGAACCTCTTTCAGGAAGGAATCAAAGCGACCGCCGAAAAGCGGGAGCAGTTCATGTGGCGGCTGGCCTTGGCCCGTTTCTGCTTGAACGCCAAGCTGCCGCAGGTGGCCGTCCCCCACCTGGAACAGTTGGAGCGGGAAGTGGGGCGCTTTTCCCTGGATGAATGGGAGCCCCGGCTGGCTTTGGAAGGGCTTACCCTTTTGTACCGGGCTTACCAGAAGGCCTTGGACGAGGACAAGGCCTTCCCGGATACGGAGGACAAAGCCCAGAAGCTCTTCGCCCGCCTCTGCCAGCTCGACCCGATGATGGCCTTAAACCTCGGAAAAAAGTAA